In Magnetococcales bacterium, the sequence GACAAGAATGGCCCCAACCCCATAGGCAATCGTGACCCATCCAATGACAAGGTGGTCCATCCATTCACTCATGGTCGCTCCTTCTTTCCGGGTTAAGGTGGCTTGGGACCTTTATTCCCTGGCTGCGGTTTCGATCTTACCCTTTTTTGTGGATTCACGCACATGAACCTTGATCATCCTTTGTCCATCGTCGTTGTCGCCGCCGGCAGTGGCCAGCGTTTTGGCGGACCCAGGCCGAAACAATATCTTGATCTGGCGGGCCATCCCATCCTGTTTCATACCTTGAAGGCCTTTCATGATCATCCGGCCATCGGCGCCATCCTCCCGGTGATCGCCCCGGACGGGGAGGCATTATGGCAACGCTGGCTCGGTCCTCTGCTCGCCCGATTGCCTCGGGTTCTTTCTCCGGTTCGCGGGGGGGCGACCAGACAGGAATCGGTCTGGCGGGGACTGGCCGCCCTTGCCCTTCCTGCCGACGCATGGGTGGCCATTCACGATGCGGCGCGTCCGTTTCCCGGAAAAAAACTCCTCGACCGTCTTCTGGAGGGGCGAAAGGATCATGTCGCCCTGATCCCTGCCCTTCCTGCCGCCGATACCGTCAAATCGGTCGATCCCGGCAGCAACATCATCCTGGAAACCCTCGATCGATCTCGGATATGGTTGGCGCAGACGCCGCAATTGTTTCACCATGGAACCATCCTCGACCTTCACGAACGCGCCCGCGCCGCCGGTTTTGTCGCCACCGACGATGCCTCGCTCGCTGAATGGGGAGGAATTGCCGTCCGCGTTGTCCCCGGGGACCACCGCAACATCAAAATCACCCACCCTTGGGACCTGGAGTTGGCCAATAAATGGCTGGAGGAGAATCAATCATGAAACTGCGGGTGGGTCAGGGACTGGATGTCCATCGCTGGGTCGAGGGACGGCCCTTGATGCTGGGAGGTATCCATGTTCCCCACGATCAGGGGTTGCTCGGCCATTCCGATGCCGACGTGTTGTTGCATGCCATCATCGATGCCCTCCTCGGGGGGGCGGGACTGGGTGACATCGGTCGCCATTTTCCCGATACCGATCCCCTCTACAAAGGAATCGACAGCAAGCGTCTTCTTGCTCATGTCTCCGAAATGATCCAATCGAACCATTGGACAGTCCTCAATGTCGATGCCACCGTCATCTGTCAACGTCCCAGGCTCGTCCCCTTCATGCCTCTGATGTCCCAAACCATCGCCGGTCTCCTCGGCATCGACAGCGACGTGGTCAACGTCAAGGCGACGACCACCGAAAAACTGGGCTTCACCGGACGCAACGAAGGGGTCGCGGCCCAGGCGGTCGTTCTTCTGATGGGGACGATGCCTATTCCATCCTGATGCCAACAAAAAAACGTCGCCGAGAACCCGACTTCGGGAACCAATTCCCCCCGCATCGTGTCCAAGATCAGGGGAAGACGAATAGGGTGTCCGCGTGTCTCGAACTTCCCCCACGAACGGCCCATGTCGTGGCCCGATCATGTCAACCCCATTCCCGTGCAATGGGGCATGACGACCAGACCACAGTCATCGTGCGACCGATACCAGCAAGGCCGGCCGCAATCCTTTCAAGGGAGGTTGCCATGTACCGAAAAACTTTGCTCGGCGTCCTGGATCGGGAAGATTGGCAGGCGCTCAAGGAAATCACCACGACGGTCAAGGTCAGGGAAGGCAAAATCCTGTTCGAGGAGGGAGAACCGGAAGGGTACATCTACTTTATCCGCAAGGGCTGCGTCTCACTGGGACACCTTTCCGACACCCATGAATGGGTCGATTTCGGGATCTATGGTGAAGTCGAAGTCCTCAAACAGATGGAGATGAAACAACTGGAAAACTCCGTTTGGCGCAACCGGATCGTCCTCAAACGGGGCGAAGTGGTCGGCGAACCCGTTGGAACATCGCTGCCCCATCATCACCTTTCGGCACGCTGCGATGCCGACTGCGAACTGCTGCAAATCGATACCGACAAAATGGAACAACTGCAAAAAAAACATCCACACCTTTTCAACAGCCTGAACATGTTCATGAAAGAACATCTTCAGGCCCTCGGCGCATGAAAGGAGGTGCGCCATGATCCGTGCCTACATGGTGTTCAGTGGTACAGGCCCCATCCTGGTTCTGACCCGGTCCGCCGACGGCATGCAATCGGAACGGGCAAAAACCTATTTTTCCGAGAAAGGGATCGATAAATACATCGCCATCGAGGTCTCGGCGGAACATGCCGAAAAAAAATACGGCACCCGTTTTCACACAACCGCCGCATGGTTGCAATCCGAAGAGGACATCCGGGTCCTGGATATCGAAGGACACCATGTCTTCTACAACTTTGAATACGAGGAGATGGGTGAACCGGTCTATGTCTAGGTCGGACAACACGACGGGAAGGGGTGATCCCTTCCCGTCGCCACGCCATCGTCGCGCTCAGAACAATTCACCGGTATAGCCCTTTCCGGCCACCGGAAGCGAAGCCCCGGTCCCGCCAAACACCGCCCCGGCGCGAAACCCGACCGGCAACATGCTGCCCCGGCTTCCCCGGTGTCCCCGCCAGGGTTCAAGCTCGTTCAAGAGCATGTTTTTCTTCCCCGAATCCAGCGTCACCCCCTGATCCGGGTCGAACGTGA encodes:
- the ispD gene encoding 2-C-methyl-D-erythritol 4-phosphate cytidylyltransferase; its protein translation is MNLDHPLSIVVVAAGSGQRFGGPRPKQYLDLAGHPILFHTLKAFHDHPAIGAILPVIAPDGEALWQRWLGPLLARLPRVLSPVRGGATRQESVWRGLAALALPADAWVAIHDAARPFPGKKLLDRLLEGRKDHVALIPALPAADTVKSVDPGSNIILETLDRSRIWLAQTPQLFHHGTILDLHERARAAGFVATDDASLAEWGGIAVRVVPGDHRNIKITHPWDLELANKWLEENQS
- a CDS encoding 2-C-methyl-D-erythritol 2,4-cyclodiphosphate synthase, whose amino-acid sequence is MKLRVGQGLDVHRWVEGRPLMLGGIHVPHDQGLLGHSDADVLLHAIIDALLGGAGLGDIGRHFPDTDPLYKGIDSKRLLAHVSEMIQSNHWTVLNVDATVICQRPRLVPFMPLMSQTIAGLLGIDSDVVNVKATTTEKLGFTGRNEGVAAQAVVLLMGTMPIPS
- a CDS encoding cyclic nucleotide-binding domain-containing protein, yielding MYRKTLLGVLDREDWQALKEITTTVKVREGKILFEEGEPEGYIYFIRKGCVSLGHLSDTHEWVDFGIYGEVEVLKQMEMKQLENSVWRNRIVLKRGEVVGEPVGTSLPHHHLSARCDADCELLQIDTDKMEQLQKKHPHLFNSLNMFMKEHLQALGA